The DNA region AAGTGTGATAAAACAAGGTGGAGAAGGACTTGTTATAAGACTTGAAAAGCAAAACTATGAAAGAAAAAGAAGTCAAAATGCTTTCAAGATGAAAGAAAAACAGGATAAAGAATGCATGATCATTGCTTTTATGCAAGGTAAAGGCAAGTATGAAAAGGCTGTTGGTTCTGTGCTTTGCGAGGATTTGCAAAGTAAGGTTCGTTTTAAGATAGGTAGCGGTTTTAAAGATGAGTTTCGTTTCAATCCTCCACCACTTGGCACGATCATCACTTATAAATTTAGCGGATATACAAAAAAGGGCTTGCCTAAATTTCCTGTATTTTTAAGAATAAGAGAGGAAAAATAGAGCCTTAAGCTTGTTTTTTAAAAATTTTTGCGATATTTTTCATGCTTATGAAGATAAAAAATCCAAAACAAGCCACTAAGATAATGCAAGCACCACTGCTAAGATTAAAAATAGAGCTAATAAAAAGCCCCAAAAAACAAAATAAACCACTTAAAACGCAAGAATATATCATCATTTCGCCAAGTTTTTTGCTAAAGGCTTCTGCTATAAAACAAGGTATGCTCAACAAAGCTATAACTAAGATAAGTCCAACAACGCGTATGCTAATGACTATACAAAAACAAATCATAGCAATAAGTAAATAATGCACTAAACGCGTCCTAACTCCTCTAACCTTAGCAAATTCAGCATCAAAACTCAAAGCTTCAAACTGAGTATAAAAACAAAATACAAGAGCGATAAAAGCAAGATCAATGCCTATCATCAAGTATAAATCTTCACTTGAAACAGCTAAAATGCTTCCAAATAAATACGCCATCAAATCACCTTGATATCCAGGGCTTAGATCAATGAGTATAAGTCCAAAAGCCATTCCAAAAGCCCAAATAACAGCGATAACACTATCACTTCGGTGAGGAAATTTCTCGCTTAAAAAAGCAATAAAAAAGGCTAAAATCAAAGTAAAAATACTTGTGCTTAATAAGATAGGCAGGGCAAAATAAACCGCTATGCCAATACCACCAAAAGCAGCATGCGTTATGCCTCCAGCTAGAGAAAAAAGGCGGTTGATCATGATAAGAGAGCCTATGATTCCACAAGCAAGGCTTACAAGCAAGGCTGCAAGCAAGGCGTGTTGAAAAAAGGAAAAGGATAAAAGTTCAAACATACGCACACTCAGTATTTAGCTTCATCTTGGATGCAAAAGCAAGTTTTTAGACTCATTTCAACCCCACAAAAATGTT from Campylobacter sp. MIT 99-7217 includes:
- a CDS encoding metal ABC transporter permease, producing the protein MFELLSFSFFQHALLAALLVSLACGIIGSLIMINRLFSLAGGITHAAFGGIGIAVYFALPILLSTSIFTLILAFFIAFLSEKFPHRSDSVIAVIWAFGMAFGLILIDLSPGYQGDLMAYLFGSILAVSSEDLYLMIGIDLAFIALVFCFYTQFEALSFDAEFAKVRGVRTRLVHYLLIAMICFCIVISIRVVGLILVIALLSIPCFIAEAFSKKLGEMMIYSCVLSGLFCFLGLFISSIFNLSSGACIILVACFGFFIFISMKNIAKIFKKQA